One window from the genome of Rickettsiella endosymbiont of Xylota segnis encodes:
- the rfbB gene encoding dTDP-glucose 4,6-dehydratase yields MTYTPKNVLVTGGAGFIASHFVHYYQNHYPETFIVNLDKLTYAGSLNNLKNLILPEQHHFVQGDILDRDLVLKLLKNFEIDTLVHFAAETHVDRSINTPEKFIQTNVSGTFSLLDSCRKYWLEELGLSKRDCRFHHISTDEVYGSLQKDEPAFTEIMPYRPNSPYSASKASSDYLVRAYYNTYGLPVTITNCSNNYGPLQYTEKFIPTIIDCCLRQKPIPIYGNGSNIRDWLYVEDHCSGIDSVIRNGRLGESYNIGGNTELSNLEVINFIFDGLRKIRSVNFEYKDLISFVKDRPGHDWRYAINAEKINKELAWQPKETFSSGILKTITAYQ; encoded by the coding sequence ATGACTTATACACCCAAGAACGTTTTAGTCACTGGTGGTGCAGGTTTTATTGCCAGTCATTTTGTGCATTATTACCAAAATCATTATCCGGAAACATTTATTGTAAACCTTGATAAACTTACTTATGCAGGATCATTAAATAATTTAAAAAATTTAATTTTGCCAGAACAACATCACTTTGTACAAGGGGATATACTTGATAGAGATTTAGTGTTGAAATTATTGAAGAATTTTGAGATAGACACGCTTGTTCATTTTGCAGCTGAAACACATGTTGATCGTTCGATTAATACACCCGAAAAATTTATACAAACTAATGTTTCAGGCACGTTCAGTTTGTTAGATTCATGTCGGAAATATTGGTTGGAAGAATTGGGTTTAAGCAAGCGTGATTGCCGATTTCACCATATTTCTACCGACGAAGTATATGGTAGCTTACAGAAAGATGAGCCCGCATTTACTGAGATTATGCCTTACCGACCAAATTCTCCTTACTCTGCTAGTAAAGCGTCTTCAGACTATCTGGTACGCGCTTATTATAATACTTATGGGCTTCCTGTTACTATAACTAATTGTTCAAATAATTATGGTCCTCTGCAATACACTGAAAAGTTTATTCCAACTATTATAGATTGTTGCTTACGACAAAAACCTATCCCTATCTATGGTAATGGTTCAAATATACGTGATTGGCTCTATGTAGAAGATCACTGTAGTGGGATCGATAGTGTGATTCGAAATGGCAGATTAGGAGAAAGCTATAATATTGGTGGCAATACTGAATTAAGCAATTTAGAAGTTATAAACTTCATCTTTGATGGGTTAAGAAAAATTAGATCTGTGAACTTTGAATATAAGGATCTTATATCATTTGTAAAAGATCGTCCTGGGCATGATTGGCGTTATGCGATCAATGCTGAAAAAATAAACAAAGAATTAGCTTGGCAACCTAAAGAAACATTTTCTTCAGGAATTTTAAAAACCATAACTGCTTATCAATAG
- a CDS encoding class I SAM-dependent methyltransferase, with translation MSIRDIFYQHEQNVSDKWVNYFDIYDECFNRHIGNNANVLEIGVQNGGFLQILSKYLKNATLYGVDIDPRVLNLNLESNIHIYNFDITDKHTLKQQFKNIEFNIIIDDGSHICSDIIQTFKLFFSKLKPGGVFLIEDLHTSYWQSHGGSYLGADSAIEFFKKFADLLNFYHIKEQHFQKNLSSDDRYIFQWLRSIYFYDSVVVIHKLPKARKTPYERIMVGKMDPVVPVINIAKEEGWYQY, from the coding sequence ATGAGCATCAGAGATATTTTCTATCAACACGAGCAAAATGTATCAGATAAATGGGTTAACTATTTTGATATTTATGATGAATGTTTTAATCGACATATCGGTAACAATGCAAATGTTTTAGAAATTGGCGTACAAAATGGCGGTTTTTTACAAATTCTTAGTAAATATTTAAAAAATGCAACACTCTATGGTGTAGATATTGATCCTAGAGTGCTTAATCTAAATCTTGAATCTAATATACATATCTATAATTTTGATATTACCGATAAGCATACCCTTAAGCAACAATTTAAAAATATTGAATTTAATATTATCATTGATGACGGTTCTCATATCTGCTCAGATATTATTCAAACGTTTAAATTATTTTTTTCAAAATTGAAACCGGGTGGAGTTTTTTTAATAGAAGATTTACATACATCGTATTGGCAAAGTCATGGTGGATCCTACTTAGGCGCTGACTCAGCTATTGAGTTTTTCAAGAAATTTGCTGATCTACTTAATTTTTACCATATTAAAGAACAACACTTCCAAAAAAATCTTTCTTCAGACGATCGATATATATTTCAATGGCTCCGATCTATCTATTTTTACGATAGTGTTGTCGTTATACATAAATTACCAAAAGCCCGAAAAACACCGTATGAAAGAATCATGGTAGGTAAAATGGATCCTGTTGTTCCTGTGATTAACATAGCTAAAGAGGAAGGTTGGTATCAATATTAA